AGCGGTGCCAGCAGCGATTCGCGCTGGGCTTCACTCAGCTGTTCCCACGCCGGCAGCGGTGCGGCCGGTACAGGACGTGGGGCCGCAGCGGGTGCAGCAGTCTGCGCCAGCGCGGGGACGGCCGGCAGCAGCGACAGGGTCAACAGCAGCGGCAGCAGGTTGAATCGGGGCATGGTTCACTCCATCGCCAGGTCGGTATCGCCCAGCCACAGGTACAGATCGGGATTTTCGTCATATAGCGTGCTGTTGTCTTCTACCGAGGCCAGCACCGGGGCCGGCGCTGGGCCCGACAGGGGGCTGTGGCCGCTGAACTGCAGGCCGATACCCAGTGCCACCACCAGCGAACAGGCGCTGGCCAGCCACCAGCGCAGGCGCCCGTGCCGGGCCGCGCTGGCGCCGTGGCGGGCCTGGCGCAGCTGTGCCAGCGTGGCCGGCGACAGTGCCTGCAGCGACTGCGCGTGCAGGCTGCGCAGGATGTCATCGGAGGGCAGGGAGCGGTTCACGGGTGGGTCTCCAGGTAGTCCTGCAGCGCCTGCCGGGCGCGTGCCAGATGGGTTTTTACCGCGCCTTCGCTGCAGCCCATGGCGCGGGCGGTGGTGGCCCCGTCCAGGTCCTGCAGCACGCGCAGGGTGAAGGCTTCTCGCTGGCGGGCGGGCAGGGTACGCAGTGCCTGCACCAGCTGCTGGTACTGCTGGCGCTGTTCGTGCGCCTGCGCCGGGTCCGGGCCGGGATCGGCCCAGTCGATCCCGCCACCGTCGGCATCCTGGTTGTCGCGCCAGAACGGCAGGCGGAAACGGCGTCGACGCTGCAGGTCGATCACGCGCCGGCGCAGGATGCTCCAGAACAGCGGCGCCCATTCGGCGGCCGGCTTGTCGGCGTAGTCCAGCATGCGCATCAGGGCGTCCTGCACCGCGTCCATGGCGTCGTCGCGCTGGCGCAGGCCGGCCTCAGCGAAGCGGAATGCGCGCGGGCCGACGCTGGCCAGGAACACTTCCAGCGACGCCGGCAGGGCATCGGTCTCGGCGCTCGGGGGGACAGGGCTGCTCACCAGCACAGGGTACGGTTCCTCGCTCGGGGTCACCATCGACAACGCGTGAGCGCGGCTTCGGTTGACCGTGGGCGCGCGCCGGGTTCAGCCCGTGGTTATGATGG
This genomic window from Stenotrophomonas maltophilia contains:
- a CDS encoding RNA polymerase sigma factor: MVTPSEEPYPVLVSSPVPPSAETDALPASLEVFLASVGPRAFRFAEAGLRQRDDAMDAVQDALMRMLDYADKPAAEWAPLFWSILRRRVIDLQRRRRFRLPFWRDNQDADGGGIDWADPGPDPAQAHEQRQQYQQLVQALRTLPARQREAFTLRVLQDLDGATTARAMGCSEGAVKTHLARARQALQDYLETHP